In Carya illinoinensis cultivar Pawnee chromosome 10, C.illinoinensisPawnee_v1, whole genome shotgun sequence, one DNA window encodes the following:
- the LOC122278659 gene encoding spermidine hydroxycinnamoyl transferase-like yields MQWTHSPLIRIYKTIGNNNEETTTLETLKSSLSRTLVPYYPLAGRLHWIHGGRLELHCNAKGTKVMEAYSIEKLDELGDFAPTEAIEDLVPKVDYGSPIEDWPLLLVQVTRFSCDGLYVVTTTCHTMGDGWSAANFFNAWAKLAREDELEEYEIPFHDHTILRSPEPLTPPCFL; encoded by the coding sequence ATGCAATGGACTCATTCACCACTCATCCGTATCTACAAAACCATCGGCAATAACAATGAGGAAACAACAACACTCGAGACTTTGAAAAGTTCGCTAAGCCGCACATTGGTTCCCTATTACCCACTAGCTGGTCGACTACACTGGATTCATGGTGGCCGACTGGAACTCCATTGCAATGCCAAGGGAACGAAGGTAATGGAAGCTTATTCAATAGAAAAACTTGATGAACTTGGCGACTTTGCACCCACGGAGGCAATTGAAGATCTGGTCCCTAAGGTTGATTATGGTAGTCCGATTGAGGACTGGCCCTTGCTGCTGGTGCAAGTCACAAGGTTTAGCTGCGATGGTCTCTATGTTGTTACAACCACGTGCCACACAATGGGTGATGGATGGTCTGCAGCTAACTTCTTCAATGCGTGGGCCAAATTGGCTCGGGAAGATGAACTTGAGGAGTATGAGATACCGTTTCATGATCACACTATTTTACGATCACCTGAGCCACTTACGCCTCCGTGCTTTTTGTGA